A single Actinomadura algeriensis DNA region contains:
- a CDS encoding phosphotransferase family protein, with protein sequence MHVIDTPEGFTPEALGEIFEAPVTGVRWEKVGSGQIGACYRLRLECADGAGGVPRRLVAKLAAEDEGARAFLWPVYRAEVAFYRDLAATVDVRTPRCHYGAISDDGTSFVLLLDDLHPAVQGDQLAGCAPERAAGAVANLAGLHGPRWCDAALLDLPWLNAVGDDDAAQLGEVFGPAVETFVERFDGRLSGADVRTLRESAAAIAAWVVGRPERFALVHGDYRLDNLLFADDGRVTAVDWQTLGIGHPLRDLAYFLGTSLTPDDRAARERDLVGVYHAELERYGVTGYDLDACFDDYRFAALQGPLITVLGCAYGTPTERGDRMFLAMAARSCAAIRALGTLDLV encoded by the coding sequence GTGCACGTCATCGACACCCCGGAAGGGTTCACCCCCGAGGCGCTCGGCGAGATCTTCGAGGCCCCGGTCACCGGCGTCCGGTGGGAGAAGGTCGGGTCGGGGCAGATCGGCGCGTGCTACCGGCTCCGGCTGGAGTGCGCGGACGGCGCCGGCGGCGTCCCGCGCCGGCTCGTCGCCAAGCTCGCGGCCGAGGACGAGGGCGCCCGCGCGTTCCTGTGGCCCGTGTACCGGGCGGAGGTGGCGTTCTACCGGGACCTCGCGGCGACCGTGGACGTGCGGACGCCGCGCTGCCACTACGGGGCGATCTCCGACGACGGCACCAGCTTCGTCCTGCTGCTGGACGACCTCCACCCGGCGGTGCAGGGCGACCAGCTCGCCGGGTGCGCGCCGGAGCGGGCGGCGGGGGCGGTCGCCAACCTCGCGGGCCTGCACGGTCCCCGCTGGTGCGACGCGGCGCTCCTCGACCTGCCGTGGCTGAACGCCGTCGGGGACGACGACGCGGCGCAGCTCGGCGAGGTGTTCGGCCCGGCCGTCGAGACGTTCGTCGAACGGTTCGACGGGCGGCTGTCGGGCGCGGACGTCCGGACGCTGCGGGAGTCGGCGGCGGCGATCGCCGCCTGGGTCGTCGGGCGGCCGGAGCGCTTCGCGCTCGTCCACGGCGACTACCGGCTCGACAACCTGCTGTTCGCCGACGACGGGCGGGTGACGGCCGTCGACTGGCAGACGCTCGGCATCGGGCATCCGCTGCGCGACCTGGCGTACTTCCTCGGCACGAGCCTGACGCCGGACGACCGCGCCGCCCGCGAACGCGACCTCGTCGGCGTCTACCACGCGGAGCTGGAGCGGTACGGAGTCACCGGCTACGACCTCGACGCCTGCTTCGACGACTACCGGTTCGCGGCGCTGCAGGGGCCGCTGATCACCGTGCTCGGCTGCGCGTACGGGACGCCGACCGAGCGCGGCGACCGGATGTTCCTGGCCATGGCCGCCCGGTCCTGCGCCGCGATCCGCGCGTTGGGCACCCTGGACCTGGTCTGA
- a CDS encoding NAD(P)/FAD-dependent oxidoreductase: MRIVIVGGGIIGAALADRLAPAAEVTLVEQDRPGAATSGASYAWLNANDPADARYHSFRVAALDAWRRVAAGFGDPGWCRFAGNSAWAVAEPERDELAGRVARLRDLGYPAEPTTAAGLREVEPSLRPPAGAVVARFPGEGHVHGSAAVEALLGRARDAGARVLTGTAASRLNVRADRVTGVRTATGDDLVADVTICAAGWRSPLLLSTAGAGLPLVDAEAPGSSAPGLTATTTPVPGLVNGVVHSPGLDLRPTPEGGLVLEAADLDAATDLATSRAELDARAAELLDRARAMFPGLTARLDRVRRCVRPLPLDGRPLVGPQRPGLYTVVTHSGITLGPYLADLVAGEILGEAAEPALAPYRPDRPTP, translated from the coding sequence ATGCGCATCGTCATCGTCGGCGGCGGGATCATCGGCGCCGCCCTGGCCGACCGGCTCGCCCCCGCCGCCGAGGTGACGCTGGTCGAACAGGACCGGCCGGGCGCGGCGACGTCCGGCGCGAGCTACGCCTGGCTGAACGCCAACGATCCCGCCGACGCCCGCTACCACTCCTTCCGCGTCGCGGCGCTGGACGCCTGGCGGCGCGTCGCCGCCGGGTTCGGCGATCCCGGCTGGTGCCGGTTCGCCGGCAACAGCGCGTGGGCCGTCGCCGAACCCGAGCGGGACGAACTCGCCGGCCGGGTCGCCCGGCTGCGCGACCTCGGCTACCCGGCGGAGCCGACCACCGCCGCGGGGCTCCGCGAGGTCGAACCGTCGCTGCGTCCGCCCGCCGGCGCGGTCGTCGCCCGTTTCCCCGGCGAGGGGCACGTGCACGGTTCCGCCGCCGTCGAGGCCCTGCTCGGCCGCGCGCGCGACGCCGGCGCCCGGGTGCTCACCGGGACGGCCGCGTCGCGGCTGAACGTGCGGGCCGACCGCGTGACGGGCGTCCGGACGGCCACCGGCGACGACCTGGTCGCCGACGTCACGATCTGCGCCGCCGGATGGCGCAGCCCCCTCCTGCTCTCGACGGCCGGTGCCGGCCTCCCGCTCGTCGACGCCGAGGCGCCGGGGTCGTCCGCGCCGGGCCTCACCGCGACGACCACGCCCGTCCCGGGGCTGGTCAACGGCGTCGTCCACTCCCCCGGCCTCGATCTGCGCCCCACCCCGGAGGGCGGTCTCGTGCTGGAGGCCGCCGATCTGGACGCCGCCACCGACCTGGCCACCTCGCGGGCGGAGCTCGACGCCCGCGCCGCCGAGCTGCTCGACCGCGCCCGCGCCATGTTCCCGGGCCTGACCGCACGCCTCGACCGGGTGCGCCGCTGCGTCCGGCCGCTGCCGCTCGACGGCCGCCCGCTCGTCGGCCCGCAGCGGCCCGGCCTGTACACCGTCGTCACCCACAGCGGCATCACCCTCGGCCCGTACCTGGCCGACCTGGTCGCCGGGGAGATCCTCGGGGAGGCCGCCGAACCGGCGCTGGCCCCCTACCGCCCGGACCGTCCGACACCCTGA
- a CDS encoding fluoride efflux transporter FluC: MRRDGDGTRGRVRGEAAVLGAVAAGGGLGAAARYGAWLLWPVHGSGFPWTTFAVNVLGCALIGVLMAALARARAPHRLIRPFLGTGVLGGFTTFSTYAADVHGLLGDGHAGVGLAYLAATPLVAVAAAWGAAALTRRFVPEAR, translated from the coding sequence GTGCGCCGCGACGGAGACGGGACGCGCGGGCGCGTGCGCGGGGAGGCGGCGGTGCTCGGGGCGGTCGCGGCCGGGGGCGGCCTCGGGGCCGCCGCCCGTTACGGGGCCTGGCTGCTGTGGCCGGTGCACGGGTCCGGTTTCCCCTGGACGACGTTCGCGGTGAACGTGCTCGGCTGCGCACTGATCGGCGTCCTCATGGCCGCCCTCGCCCGCGCGCGGGCGCCGCATCGGCTGATCAGGCCGTTCCTCGGCACCGGAGTGCTCGGCGGGTTCACGACCTTCTCGACGTACGCGGCGGACGTCCACGGCCTGCTCGGGGACGGGCACGCCGGCGTCGGCCTCGCGTATCTGGCGGCCACGCCGCTCGTCGCGGTCGCGGCCGCGTGGGGCGCCGCCGCCCTGACCCGCCGGTTCGTCCCGGAGGCCCGGTGA
- the crcB gene encoding fluoride efflux transporter CrcB, translating to MTWLLVVAGGMAGASLRYLTDRAVRSRNGTAFPWGTFAANMLGCLILGVLTGAVLHGAAAEPVRLLAGTGLCGALSTYSTFSYETVRLAESGSRLLAVANVVVSVVAGIAALVAGTAVAEAVWARSSENTILANGESSYRKEDGVPVRHDHWIGGRDERPAGGAYLPTVDPATREPGDEIAAGSAADVERAVASAVRAQPEWARRSGAERSEVLHRIGDAIEAHADALMELERACTGKTPAQLRMEAGMSAAYFRYYAGVLRAHGGRTIDQGARHHAYTRFEPYGVIAAITPWNLPLNQACRALAPALAAGNAVVAKPSEFTSASTLHLGRLAAEAGLPDGLLNVVTGTGPDAGAPLAAHPGVRRITFTGSVATGRRLAGVAADRLIPVTLELGGKSPLVVFADADLDRAVDAAVAAVATNAGQVCSATARLLIESPVHDEVVARIAAAVERLEPGTDFGPIITEEQFRKVLGHLDAARDSGLVPVTGGSAYTGGPAARGRYVRPTVYAGVPPSAPVAREELFGPVLVTMPFTGEDEALALANGTDYGLVAAVWSGDVARGLRLAERIDAGQVSVNGGPLTIETPFGGFKDSGHGREKGVEALHEYGQVKAISLALD from the coding sequence GTGACCTGGCTGCTCGTCGTCGCCGGGGGGATGGCCGGGGCCTCGCTGCGGTACCTCACCGACCGGGCCGTCCGGTCGCGGAACGGCACGGCGTTCCCGTGGGGGACGTTCGCCGCCAACATGCTCGGCTGCCTGATCCTGGGCGTGCTGACCGGCGCGGTCCTGCACGGCGCGGCCGCGGAGCCGGTGCGGCTCCTGGCCGGGACCGGGCTGTGCGGCGCGCTGTCGACCTATTCGACGTTCTCGTACGAGACGGTACGGCTGGCGGAGTCGGGGTCACGGCTGCTCGCCGTCGCGAACGTGGTCGTCAGCGTGGTCGCGGGGATCGCCGCGCTGGTCGCGGGGACGGCGGTCGCCGAGGCGGTCTGGGCCCGATCGTCCGAGAATACTATTCTTGCGAACGGAGAGTCTTCATATCGCAAGGAGGACGGTGTGCCGGTTCGCCACGACCACTGGATAGGCGGCAGGGACGAGCGGCCGGCGGGCGGCGCCTACCTGCCGACCGTGGACCCCGCGACCCGCGAGCCGGGCGACGAGATCGCGGCCGGTTCGGCCGCCGACGTCGAACGGGCGGTGGCGTCCGCCGTGCGGGCGCAGCCGGAATGGGCGCGGCGCTCGGGAGCGGAACGTTCCGAGGTGCTGCACCGGATCGGGGACGCGATCGAGGCGCACGCGGACGCCCTGATGGAACTGGAGCGCGCGTGCACCGGCAAGACCCCGGCGCAGCTCCGCATGGAGGCCGGCATGTCGGCCGCCTACTTCCGGTACTACGCGGGCGTGCTGCGCGCCCACGGCGGGCGGACGATCGACCAGGGCGCCCGGCACCACGCGTACACGCGGTTCGAGCCGTACGGGGTCATCGCGGCGATCACCCCGTGGAACCTGCCCCTGAACCAGGCGTGCCGGGCGCTGGCCCCGGCGCTGGCCGCGGGGAACGCGGTCGTGGCCAAGCCGTCGGAGTTCACCTCGGCCTCGACGCTGCACCTGGGGCGGCTGGCCGCCGAAGCCGGGCTCCCGGACGGCCTGCTCAACGTCGTGACGGGCACCGGGCCGGACGCGGGCGCACCGCTGGCCGCGCATCCGGGCGTCCGGCGCATCACGTTCACCGGATCGGTCGCCACCGGACGGCGCCTGGCGGGCGTCGCGGCCGACCGGCTCATCCCGGTGACGCTGGAACTGGGCGGCAAGTCGCCGCTGGTGGTGTTCGCCGACGCCGACCTCGACCGGGCGGTCGACGCCGCCGTCGCGGCCGTCGCGACCAACGCGGGGCAGGTGTGCTCGGCCACCGCCCGGCTGCTGATCGAGTCGCCGGTGCACGACGAGGTCGTCGCGCGGATCGCCGCCGCGGTCGAGCGGCTGGAGCCGGGGACGGACTTCGGGCCGATCATCACCGAGGAACAGTTCCGCAAGGTCCTCGGTCATCTCGACGCGGCCCGCGACTCCGGACTCGTGCCCGTGACGGGCGGGTCCGCGTACACGGGCGGCCCGGCGGCGCGCGGCCGCTACGTCCGCCCGACCGTCTACGCCGGGGTGCCGCCGTCCGCGCCGGTCGCGCGCGAGGAGCTGTTCGGGCCCGTCCTGGTCACCATGCCGTTCACCGGCGAGGACGAGGCGCTCGCCCTGGCGAACGGCACCGACTACGGGCTCGTCGCGGCGGTCTGGTCCGGGGACGTCGCCCGCGGCCTGCGGCTCGCGGAGCGGATCGACGCGGGGCAGGTGTCGGTGAACGGCGGCCCGCTCACCATCGAGACGCCGTTCGGCGGGTTCAAGGACAGCGGCCACGGGCGGGAGAAGGGCGTCGAGGCGCTGCACGAGTACGGCCAGGTGAAGGCGATCAGCCTGGCGCTGGACTGA
- the mftR gene encoding mycofactocin system transcriptional regulator (MftR, the mycofactocin system transcriptional regulator, is an uncharacterized TetR family DNA-binding transcription factor. Its role is inferred by context. It occurs as part of the biosynthesis locus for mycofactocin, a partially characterized electron carrier derived from the terminal Val-Tyr dipeptide of the precursor peptide MftA, through a radical SAM enzyme-mediated process.), with protein MTPSSDRFSDSRRVMGRPRVTSRPALERLAFELFARQGFDETTVDDIAAAAGIGRRTFFRYFASKNDLVWGDFDAQLRRLRRLLDEAAPGAPIMDAVRRAVVEFNRFDPQEVPWHRQRMELILTVPTLQADATLRYASWRRIVAEFVAARTGRPVSAMAPRLAGSVILAAAVTAYEQWLSAEEGTALADLLDETLRRVEAGFAELGAAPH; from the coding sequence GTGACGCCGTCCAGTGACAGGTTCAGTGACAGCCGCCGGGTGATGGGACGGCCGCGCGTGACCTCGCGGCCCGCCCTGGAACGGCTGGCCTTCGAGCTGTTCGCCCGGCAGGGGTTCGACGAGACGACCGTGGACGACATCGCGGCGGCGGCCGGGATCGGGCGGCGCACGTTCTTCCGCTACTTCGCGTCCAAGAACGACCTGGTCTGGGGCGATTTCGACGCGCAGCTGCGGCGGCTGCGCCGGCTGCTGGACGAGGCCGCCCCCGGGGCGCCGATCATGGACGCCGTCCGGCGCGCCGTCGTGGAGTTCAACCGGTTCGACCCGCAGGAGGTGCCGTGGCACCGGCAGCGGATGGAGCTGATCCTGACGGTGCCGACCCTGCAGGCGGACGCGACGCTGCGCTACGCGTCCTGGCGGAGGATCGTCGCCGAGTTCGTGGCCGCGCGGACCGGGCGGCCGGTGTCGGCGATGGCGCCCCGGCTCGCCGGCAGCGTGATCCTCGCCGCCGCCGTCACCGCCTACGAGCAGTGGCTGTCCGCCGAGGAGGGGACGGCGCTGGCGGACCTGCTGGACGAGACGCTCCGGCGGGTCGAGGCGGGGTTCGCCGAACTCGGCGCCGCCCCGCACTGA
- the mftG gene encoding mycofactocin dehydrogenase MftG produces MSGRRRPDVLVVGAGGSGAVLAARLSEDPACEVAVLEAGPVPSAFPGELLDARLVPGAQPGHPAVRTFPARLTPDMPYMAARGRVLGGSTTVNGGYFVRARRADFERWAAAGGAAWSYERMLPFMRALENDLDHGATAVHGDRGPMPVRRVGPGHPAAAAFGAAARELGHPDDPDKNAEGPPGFGPVPSNTVDGRRVNTGLAYLLGAASARPNLTVEGGRRVRSVTVRGGRATGVVIEDGTVLEAGEIVLCGGALATPHLLHLSGIGPAADLERAGIAVVRDLPVGAALSDHPQIVVEWTPRRPMDEPSGSWLGGVLHLRSSDGPAAGDLEILQSLVPMAGLVGGKAAGPGMPLAFLASVQAPVRSGGLRTVSADPDVPPKIDYGYLRTGADRRRMREAVRATVALIGAAAFAEVCAGPVEPVPVDDDRVLDAWIRARLGTSQHTCGTVPMGPVVDALGRVHGVRGLRVADTSILPDAPLRGPAATAVLIGEFAAAAVHRG; encoded by the coding sequence GTGAGCGGGCGGCGGCGCCCGGACGTCCTCGTGGTGGGGGCGGGCGGGAGCGGGGCGGTGCTGGCCGCGCGGCTCAGCGAGGATCCGGCCTGCGAGGTGGCGGTCCTGGAGGCCGGGCCGGTGCCGTCCGCCTTCCCCGGCGAGCTGCTCGACGCCCGGCTCGTGCCCGGCGCGCAGCCGGGGCATCCGGCCGTCCGGACGTTCCCGGCACGGCTCACGCCCGACATGCCGTACATGGCGGCGCGGGGACGGGTGCTCGGCGGATCGACGACGGTGAACGGCGGCTACTTCGTCCGGGCCCGGCGCGCCGACTTCGAGCGCTGGGCGGCCGCCGGCGGCGCCGCCTGGTCCTACGAGCGGATGCTGCCGTTCATGCGCGCGCTCGAGAACGACCTCGACCACGGGGCCACGGCGGTGCACGGCGACCGGGGGCCGATGCCCGTACGCCGCGTGGGGCCGGGGCATCCCGCGGCGGCGGCGTTCGGGGCGGCCGCCCGGGAGCTCGGACATCCGGACGACCCCGACAAGAACGCCGAGGGGCCGCCGGGGTTCGGGCCGGTGCCGTCCAACACCGTGGACGGGCGCCGCGTCAACACCGGGCTCGCCTACCTGCTCGGCGCGGCGTCCGCGCGGCCGAACCTCACGGTCGAGGGCGGCCGCCGGGTGCGGTCGGTGACCGTCCGGGGCGGGCGGGCGACGGGCGTCGTGATCGAGGACGGGACGGTCCTGGAGGCGGGCGAGATCGTGCTGTGCGGGGGCGCCCTCGCCACGCCGCACCTGCTGCACCTGTCGGGGATCGGGCCCGCGGCCGACCTCGAACGCGCCGGGATCGCGGTCGTGCGGGACCTCCCCGTCGGCGCCGCGCTCAGCGACCATCCGCAGATCGTCGTGGAGTGGACGCCCCGCCGGCCGATGGACGAGCCGTCCGGCTCGTGGCTCGGCGGCGTCCTGCACCTGCGGTCGTCGGACGGCCCGGCGGCGGGCGACCTGGAGATCCTGCAGTCGCTCGTGCCGATGGCCGGGCTCGTCGGCGGGAAGGCGGCCGGCCCCGGGATGCCCCTGGCCTTCCTCGCGTCGGTGCAGGCGCCCGTGAGGTCCGGGGGCCTGCGCACCGTGTCGGCCGACCCGGACGTCCCGCCGAAGATCGACTACGGCTACCTGCGGACGGGCGCCGACCGCCGCCGGATGCGCGAGGCCGTGCGGGCGACCGTCGCGCTCATCGGGGCCGCGGCCTTCGCGGAGGTGTGCGCGGGGCCGGTCGAACCCGTCCCCGTGGACGACGACCGGGTGCTCGACGCGTGGATCCGCGCGCGCCTCGGGACGTCGCAGCACACCTGCGGCACCGTCCCGATGGGGCCCGTGGTCGACGCCCTCGGCAGGGTGCACGGCGTGCGCGGGCTCCGCGTCGCCGACACCTCGATCCTGCCGGACGCGCCGCTGCGCGGCCCCGCCGCGACGGCCGTCCTGATCGGCGAGTTCGCCGCCGCCGCCGTCCACCGCGGGTGA
- the mftA gene encoding mycofactocin precursor MftA (Mycofactocin is a small molecule electron carrier derived from the final two amino acids, Val-Tyr, of MftA, the mycofactocin precursor. It plays a role in redox homeostasis and the metabolism of alcohols and aldehydes in Actinobacteria, including Mycobacterium tuberculosis.) encodes MDSAATENQNTDERAEEIAAAESLIEEVSIDGMCGVY; translated from the coding sequence ATGGACAGCGCCGCCACCGAGAACCAGAACACCGACGAGCGGGCCGAGGAGATCGCCGCCGCCGAGTCGCTGATCGAGGAGGTCTCGATCGACGGCATGTGCGGCGTGTACTAG
- the mftB gene encoding mycofactocin biosynthesis chaperone MftB (MftB, a small protein, is a peptide chaperone that assists the radical SAM enzyme MftC in performing two modifications to the C-terminal Val-Tyr dipeptide of the mycofactocin precursor peptide, MftA. MftB's role is analogous to the role of PqqD in the biosynthesis of PQQ, a cofactor that derives entirely from a Tyr and a Glu in the precursor PqqA.), translated as MPAIDLDRAWDLHPQVSVRPEPFGALLYHFGTRKLSFLKDRRLLEVVRGLRDAPTARDACTAADVPASDLPRYGAALGALAGSSMLVERTP; from the coding sequence GTGCCCGCGATCGACCTGGACCGCGCCTGGGACCTGCACCCGCAGGTCTCGGTGCGGCCCGAACCCTTCGGCGCGCTGCTCTACCACTTCGGCACCCGCAAGCTGTCGTTCCTGAAGGACCGGCGGCTGCTGGAGGTCGTCCGGGGCCTGCGGGACGCGCCCACCGCCCGGGACGCCTGCACGGCCGCGGACGTGCCCGCGTCCGACCTGCCCCGGTACGGCGCGGCGCTCGGCGCGCTCGCCGGTTCGTCCATGCTCGTGGAAAGGACGCCGTGA
- the mftC gene encoding mycofactocin radical SAM maturase (MftC is a radical SAM/SPASM enzyme that catalyzes the first two steps in biosynthesis of the electron carrier mycofactocin from the terminal Val-Tyr dipeptide of the precursor peptide MftA.): protein MTTPTQTSGTRLVDLFEHGLDAPICLTWELTYACNLSCAHCLSSSGRRDPRELSTDEAKAVIDELEAMQVFYVNIGGGEPTVRSDFWELLDYATAHHVGVKFSTNGVRITPEVARRLAANDYVDVQISLDGATPEVNDAVRGAGSYETALRAMRNLSDAGMKNFKLSVVCTRHNIPQMDDFKAIADEYGAQLRLTRLRPSGRGADVWDELHPTQAQQRELYDWLVAHGDQVLTGDSFFHLSAYGAALPGLNLCGAGRVVCLIDPIGDVYACPFAIHDEFLAGNVRDTGGFARVWRESDLFAGLREPQTGGACASCEFYDTCKGGCMAAKFFTGLPLDGPDPECVQGHGEKLLAGRPEDRSGIPKPSGDHSHRTSPPRRREPVLVRLGRRADMDRPPVSACEENPLAGLRIT from the coding sequence GTGACCACTCCGACGCAGACCTCCGGCACCCGGCTGGTCGACCTGTTCGAGCACGGGCTCGACGCGCCGATCTGCCTGACCTGGGAACTCACCTACGCCTGCAACCTGTCCTGCGCGCACTGCCTGTCGAGTTCGGGACGGCGCGACCCGCGCGAGCTGTCGACCGACGAGGCCAAGGCCGTCATCGACGAGCTCGAGGCCATGCAGGTCTTCTACGTCAACATCGGCGGCGGCGAGCCGACGGTCCGGTCCGACTTCTGGGAACTGCTCGACTACGCCACGGCCCACCACGTGGGCGTGAAGTTCTCCACGAACGGCGTCCGGATCACCCCCGAGGTCGCGCGCAGGCTGGCCGCCAACGACTACGTCGACGTCCAGATCTCGCTGGACGGCGCGACTCCCGAGGTCAACGACGCGGTGCGCGGCGCCGGGTCGTACGAGACCGCGCTGCGCGCGATGCGGAACCTGTCCGACGCCGGCATGAAGAACTTCAAGCTGTCGGTGGTCTGCACGCGGCACAACATCCCGCAGATGGACGACTTCAAGGCGATCGCCGACGAGTACGGCGCGCAACTGCGGCTGACGCGGCTGCGCCCGTCCGGGCGCGGGGCGGACGTCTGGGACGAGCTGCACCCGACGCAGGCGCAGCAGCGCGAGCTGTACGACTGGCTCGTCGCGCACGGCGACCAGGTGCTGACCGGCGACTCGTTCTTCCACCTGTCGGCCTACGGCGCGGCGCTGCCGGGGCTGAACCTGTGCGGCGCAGGGCGCGTGGTGTGCCTGATCGACCCGATCGGGGACGTGTACGCGTGCCCGTTCGCCATCCACGACGAGTTCCTCGCGGGCAACGTCCGCGACACCGGCGGCTTCGCGCGGGTGTGGCGCGAGTCGGACCTGTTCGCCGGCCTGCGGGAGCCGCAGACCGGCGGCGCGTGCGCCTCCTGCGAGTTCTACGACACCTGCAAGGGCGGCTGCATGGCCGCGAAGTTCTTCACCGGGCTGCCGCTGGACGGCCCCGACCCCGAATGCGTGCAGGGGCACGGCGAGAAGCTGCTGGCCGGACGGCCCGAGGACCGGTCGGGCATCCCGAAGCCGTCCGGCGACCACTCGCACCGCACCTCTCCGCCCCGCCGCCGCGAGCCCGTCCTCGTCCGGCTCGGGCGCCGCGCCGACATGGACCGTCCGCCCGTGAGCGCCTGCGAGGAGAACCCCCTCGCCGGGCTGCGCATCACCTGA